GACCAGAAGCGCTCCAATGTGCCGTTTAATGTGTTTCTTAGTCATGAACAGACCGCAGTAAAGGCACTGGTGGGCAGGAAGATAGTAACGAAAGCACAGTACAATTTGCTGTATCCACAAGGTGGTAATCCTCCTTCtatcactgaccttgacctaacTCTTGCGACATGCCTGCTGAGAAGCCTGAAAAGTTTCGGGCTAAACCCTAGATATAACTGGAGTGCAACACCGCAGCAAACTGACAATTCCATTGAGGCAGATTTATGTCGTCTAAGAAATACACGAAATGAGGTATGTTTACC
This DNA window, taken from Mercenaria mercenaria strain notata unplaced genomic scaffold, MADL_Memer_1 contig_1162, whole genome shotgun sequence, encodes the following:
- the LOC123527445 gene encoding uncharacterized protein LOC123527445, with protein sequence MPTAQSSQDRVHLFRLQTLIIDGGTTVIRNIIDQKRSNVPFNVFLSHEQTAVKALVGRKIVTKAQYNLLYPQGGNPPSITDLDLTLATCLLRSLKSFGLNPRYNWSATPQQTDNSIEADLCRLRNTRNEIAHSPSTTGIDQATFQVKWNEIETVTILFSRLYQDLLMRLCMVILTRKWTDNLYL